TGCTGTGTTGAGTAGTAACTCAAATATGTGTCGTTCCAACTACCCACATTTGTGTTTCTAGAAAGGAAATCAAACTCCTTTTTAAGAGTGCAAGGCCACCGTCTGTGCCTTGTTCTGGTTGAAAGGGGtggaaaacaaccaccaaagcaaaataaacacattccggttattttcaacttgggccttattttcctagctTTTGCCATCATGCCACTTCTCCCCAATACAATCCAATGGGGCAAGAGAAACTCAAGCAGTCGAACCCAAAAGCATCCAAAAGACAATAACACTCACTAGAAAGTCTTCAATGTTTTCGTAAAAGTCTGGCAAATATTCAGCCATTGTAGCCATTGTAGTTAGTGTAAGCTAGTCAGCCAGTAGAGAGTTCAAGTATACTGAGAGCCAGGTAGTGCTAGAAGACTGTAGACGACACTGtcaaacaaggaagtgtgtgagctgAACGCTAAAAACGTATCAAATGtactattataactgaaatgttgtgtGATAACTGTTCAATCGCAGCTATTTAAAGATATGtataactgcagtgtgagtgttattgtgttgaaagggcatgttttaattgctttttgggtCTGTGAATCTGCGAATGCCTGCTCACTTCATTGTATAAAGGAAGTTTACTAAAACCAGGCAATGTGCTTGTAGTTCTTTGTAGTTTTTGCATGTTTGATCAGAGAATTTGAAAACTCTCCATTCTGCATCACAAGATCTATTTAACTGTGCAGTGTAAATACAATGTTCTCACCCTGCGCAAAAGCGTATAACTTTCACTGATGAAAACATCTTTGTCTTGCGATGGCATGATGCTAATAGCGGCTCCATTGGGCGTTTCGTCTGACATAGCGCATTGGAAAGCAGCGCTCCCTGCAAACTGGGGAGAACACAGCTCTACAGTCAAGTAATTAACAAAATGTTGATCACAATCTATCGGCATGATTGCAAAAACAAGTAAAGCatggcccaggttgaaaataaccggaattatcctttagaCAAACATAACCACCCTACCAAGCAGCAGACAAAACTTATAGCAGATAATCATTTCTCGCTTTATTATTTATACAATATTTCAGGGCAAGATTAACATTCTTTATCAAAATTGGCAGATGACCACACTGTAAACAAgatcaaagaaaaaacatttcaacatccAAATTGCAGAGGTGTCAATTCCTTTGCTTCTCATTTATCTTGACAGAAGTTTCACAGTCTTCAGATTAAAACAGGGAGACTCTCACCGATTTAGCAGCTCCAGGAAGTAACAAGTgtctagagagagacagaagagagacacCAGTCAGCAGCAGTGTTTAACAAGTCAATTATGTTcccagagagaaaagaagattAAGTTTGGCCTTCAGTTAAACtggtttaatgttttattttaaaagtcTTTAACAGCAACTGCACAAAAACTGAGACTATGGTTGGTTGGAGCATCCGCGGGTCAAATCactggaccagctgggaaaatgcgGTCAGGGAAAGTGAATCAACACTCTCCTACAAACAGTAGCAGCAGGTGTTTTTGCCATTACATGATCTTTATTTGTAGCTTAGTGTTGCTTGCTTTTGCCTACAGAGCTGGTTCTTCTGCTTGCAGCCCAGGTATAAACAAATATGTCCAGCCTCCTCCTAGTGAAGCCATTGTGGCCAGCTGACCTGGACAACCAGCCGCTCCCCATGGGGGTTTTCACTCAGCAGCCAGCCGGTTTACACAACCTGAAAACCTTGtgtgacagagaggcagatggaaAGATGTTACCAACATTAATTatacatgaaataaaaatattacaGGCTGATTGAAACAGCTGAAGCTTTCTTGCACAGCTGTCAGGACATGAGATTTGCAGCGGCCTGTGAACTCTCTCTAGAGATGTGCTGATTGAGTCAGTGCAGCAGTGCTCTGCTGCAGTACATTATGTCTGACTCATTTACAGCAGCATCTACTGCAGTGTGCTCCGTCTGccgctcgctcacacacacacacacacacacacacacacacacacgctgatagTCACACTCACTGCATGCAGAAAAAGATAGCCTATTAGTTGTCCCAGGTCTCAGAGTATATGTCGAAGTGGAAACGGTGGAATTCTGTCCTGCCGATTGCAGGAAAATCTAATGGATACTAATGTGAACCAACAGTGACTCTAAAACTGGCACAATAAAAGCAGCACAGGCATTTACTGGACATGATGAAACTCGAGCCAAAGCTCTGGTGGGACAGACTGAACCATTAGGAGGTTGTTACTGAGGTCACAGGCCTGGTATCAATCACGCTGAGAGGGCAGCTGAAGCGGCTGAATCCAGGGCCAGAAACACTTACAAATAGCCCAGGAGGTCCTGGACTCGTCCTCAGATGAACAGACTCGTATGGTGTTTAACTGTCGGACAGCATGTCGCGCTGTAAACCACTATGTCCAGGATTATCATCGGGCATCGTGAGCGGCTGAGCAGCTGGAGACCCTGATGAATTCTGCCGCGCAAATCGTTCCTTTGTTAAATCTGCCAGTACCAACATTGTGTGAGTGGGTTGTTTTcagatacagtatgtgcctGGCCATGTTGTCATAGACTTCCTTTGCAAACCTGTTATGTAATTGGTTAAAAAGAGGTATGGGCGGGAATTTAGAGCTTCGTTGTGCAGCCCACAGAGACAACATGTTGTGATAGCCATTGCTGACTCGTCATTTTTGTGCAGTAGGGGAGTTTGGCTGTCGGATTAATTGCCTGGATTCACCCTTTGTCACATAGAGGCAAGAGACCGTGCCCTGCTGCTGATAACAAGGCTACCGGGTACACAACATGCCTATATGGTATGAACTATTGATGCTGCATCGTGCCATGCAGCATAAACATTCACTCATGTTCTGGAGGGAGGCTTTATCTCTCCTGCACTTTATAATGGGAATGCTTCTGTCCAAATCGGTTATATGAGAGTTATTCAGTCTTTGAGTTTGACACTGTATACTCCGCCAAAAAATCTGTTAATCCTTCTTCTGGTTGTACATGAATAACTATTTGAATATTAGAGAACAATAACGTTCATGAGGAATTCTGTACGAGACTTCTTTCACTCACTCTTCTTTCACAGTGatgaaatcaaacatgtttgaaaaaaatcaCGTTGGGCCAAACAGCCAGAGTCGGCAGTCTTGATCCCATTTATCTTTGATGTTTTAGACAGACAGTTTTAGaaattttctgctatcaaactgtACTGTAGCTAGgtctgaaagatattgacaaaaatcaaattacgattatttgacagaatattgcaatggcgatttaaactgcgatttaTATTATCCCAAGTTTGTCTTTTAGAACTTTATAATTGTTTACAGCAATGTGAATTCGTTAAAAAAAATAGGCCAAAATGTCAGTGTCCatgatttactgagtttgagtatgatgaaagatTTTCCCCAATATTGTATGTGACCCATGGACCAAATATTCCAAATAATATTCCAAAtatcccctctctcttaagcGATTAATTGCAGTCTCCGCGATTTGGAAAtcgcagaagttcatattgtgatttcgattttttttcaattaactATTCaactgtagctgcactggaaacatCAGCGTGACGTCATGTTCACTCCGTTTGGCCAATTATCCACGGGAACAAAATGGATCCAGAAATGTAAGGTGCGTCACCAATAGCTATTTTAAACAGTGTTAtagtgttttatggtggatttttcctttaaagcctTTAAGCCTTGAGGTCAAATGGGGAAACAAAGGATGAGTAAGAAGTCCACTGTTCAGAGTGGACTTCTTACAAACATGCTGAGTCACTACTGGAAAGAGAAATATCTAATGCTGGGTTAAGTCAGCGTAGTAAAGTGCAGCATCAATGTTTGGTGGACGTGGGGCGCCCCGGTGGTTCACCGAGTACagcgcgtaccataaggctcagtccttcccgcagcgacccgggttcgaatccagcccgccgtcatttgctgcatgtcctcccctctctctctctcataccttcctatctctctcactatctctctgtcaataaagcataaaatgccaaaaataaaaatctggaaaaaaaaaaaaattgcaaaaaggACGTGCAGGAAGCTAAGTGGGGGATAGAGGAAAGACTAaatgggtgggggggtgcagcAGAGTGTCAGGCAGTAAGCAGAGTAGGAGGGAGAATGTCAGTAGGGGAGTTTTACAACCAGTGGCTTGTCCCTACCCCCAACCTGAGCACATATGCATTCCTTCCCATCCCCCCACAGGGGCACGACACATGACGTAacaaaaaggcaagaggtatgATGTAACATCATGATTCTGGTGGCTCACTCCAAGAACACACATGACACTGTACTACTATGTACCAACATGAATTATAATTATTAGTACTGAACAAAGGGAGCCTGCAACCATCCACTCTGCTTCTTCAAAACACAAGCATCTGTGTGTTGATGGATCTGTGCCCCCAGGGCCAGGAGTGGCTGGAGGTTTCGTTGCATAAGAGGTGTCCTAGTTAGCTCTGGTAGTACACACACCAGCTTATCCAGGCAAGACGACTGACAGTGTGAGAGCACATACACTGAGGTGACTGCACTGCAGGCCCAGACACTAAATATGTGCTGTGGGCAGGAGACGAACAGCTGAGCCTTTAgctgccccccaccccaccccaccccctacCATTCACTCAaattaaggccctgacacaccaaaccgacatcaaagaaccagcggcgacgaaggccgactgttgcgtcgcctcacgtcgcctgcgtctggtccaaaaagttgctcttgaacacaccgcaaagactacagccaacgtctaactagcacgtacgttctgcgcctgcgtgaggggaaataactctccataccatatgtatgataagaagttgcaaatggcactggcgttgtcagcccttggtcttttggttgtggaagaagaaaggaagaggcagaggcgaaaaataaggagaaaccgcactaaatgggtgaaatcatggatactccagcaacaggctcaaggggctttcccgaacctgtgtcgagagctggagataaatgaaacctccgattttaaaaatttcgctcggctctttcctgttcagttccacatgttgaaggaatttatcagtccaatcatccagaggcaaaacacgaactaccaatcagagtgatctctctcaccgacgggctccgccgctgattcaacatgctcaatcggccaaaaagccgccgacaggggtccgactagCGCCAatggtgcgggacacaccgcaaaaactagggacacagatgCTTACcaacggcccgacattggccgacggccgaccgtcggcctggtgtgtcagggcctttataCTTCTGCGTCCAAGTTACGCTATAGCTAATCTAAAGCAGCGACGtaccaaaaaatatatatgtgcaAATATGGCTACATTCACACCACAGGCCTTCATCCAAATTGCTGCTtatgtggttttgttttgatcACTGTTCATATGAATTCTGGGATGTCacccatatctgataccaaCTGAACTTGTACCTTCACTTCTCCTGCTTGTTTCGACAATATGTGCCTTTGAGTTTTGTCTGTATTTGGGGCGTCcccccaaataccaatcaagtcgcTATTTGGCTTTCTTTTCATTGTTGTGCTTTGTTGTCCTCCACGCTTACCACtaggatgggacgatatatcgaaattcaatatattgcaatacaaaaatgtgacaatacgtattgtggtaGTTTGAGGTTGTATTattgtagtaatcacaaatgagacaatttcacaaactctgcatctaaattatattattgcactttgcaatgaaatttttaaattgtttacattctagcaagccaatgctagaaagatttgtggctcaaaaacataattctgcacagtcatactttggtatcattgaaattgtatttattacattgtatcgtggttgtatgaatagtgaaccccatatcgtgtattgaatggtatcatgagataagcatatcatcccatccccaGCCAACATTGGCTCAACCAAGCTGCCGTGGCGCCAAAATTATGACAACTGTCTCAAGTGAATGATGCAAGATTTACTTACCATGGCAACGCGgacaaattctgatttgagcgttcaaatacaagttgCATGTACACCTATtgtacaaaatatcagggaCATCTTCCTCCTACTGAGTTggagccccttttgcacaatccacatctcaaactgtctcaaagcttaaaaatcctgaTCCAACgtgtctgcttctctttttctACATGTCATGCTTTGtaattggtatagatttaataagggataatggcttttacctggattcacctcatcagcgtacttcatgaaaagagtaagtgtccttaatattttgtatattcagtgCAGGTTGcatgccttaaaaaaaaatgtgactccatgcagctttttgctgttcacactgcatTTTCACCTACATAGCCTAATGAACAATATACATGCAGCATTGACAGACGAAATAAGAGGCAGTGTAATTCATAAACAAGCCAAAACATAAAGTACATCCAAAACATCAAAGAGGTGAAACGGTGATTATATGAAGATAAAGGGATGAGTACCTGTAAAATAATCCTGTTCATGCAGGACACATAACCTGGTCCATTCTGGCCTGCAGCTCGAAGGCATCGGGCCGGTCCTGAGGGTTGACAGCCAGCATGTCCTGCAGGAGTTTCCTCACTCCGTCAGACATGGACGACCTGCGTTTCTGCGGGATGTTCAGTACCATCTTTGGATTCTCTAGAAGTGCCTCGCCCACCGGCACAATGTCTGCACCTTGCCTCACATACGTACCCAGCAGCTCCCGCTTAGACTCTGCATCAATGAAAGTAATTCTCTCCAACATGGCCCAGATGATGATGCCCAAAGCAAAGATGTCGGCCTTGGCCGTGTAGTGGCCCTCCCACACCTCGGGCGCCATGTAGAAGTCTGAGCCACAGGCTGACGACAGCCAGAACTTGTTGACGTTGACGTTTTTGTTCTTGTCCTCACCTTCTCTGCCCTCACCAGCATTTCCTAAACCAGCACAGACTTTACTCAGGCCAAAGTCCGCCACCTTGAGGACCGGAGTCCCCGACTTCTCCGAGATGAGGATGTTGTCAGGCTTGAGGTCTCGGTGGACGATGCTGTTTTCATGCAGGAAAGCGACAGCGCTGGTGAGCTGGAGCATGAAGCTGTTGTTGGTTTGTGGGTCGGGCCGCCGAGACAGGATGAACTGGTTGAGGTCGCCTCCTTCGCAGAACTCCATAACGAACCAGAGGTAACAGGGCTCCTCTGGAGGACTCAGCACTCTCTCACCTGTAATGGATGCACACCGCTCAGTTACACACTGATGCGTGATATACATTAGTCCAAGTAGTTAAATGtgatgagaagaaaaaacaattttctGTCTTAAACATTTTGATCCCAAGGCACACTATAACAAAACATTAAATTAGAAGGCATACAAAATGAATGGCTCAAAACAAGATATATCAAATACTATTGATTACTTGGAAATATCACCAAGAAAGCACAGTGGGCCACTTCATAAAGATTTGGTTTAAGTGAGTCAGAAAACCCAattctatattttatttatctaattTTGGCAAACTAGTTGtgtgtttaatgttttttaacttttgagCAAAATCACATGGCATACCTGTGCTGAATGCGTGACAAACCAGCATGTGTGGTTGAGAATGGCAACTATACGTCTCATGATCTCAGTGGACCTATAGACTTTATCTATTTGGGTGTTCTAAGAAAAGGCTAAGTCAGGCAGTATTTATCTGAATGACAACAGGCTGAGACTTTGAGGAACCAGTTTAAAGCAGCTTAAACGTGCTTTGGAATGTATCACAGATTCTTGGCAAGGGCAAAATGTCATGCTGTGactaaagttaaaaaaaaaaaaactaatctTGATTGAACTAAGAAAAGTCAATAAAACCTGGAGTTGCATCTATTATTTGTAGAAGGTTAACTTATGTTGTTTGAATAACACCACACAGGTTATTGTTGGTGCTGCACATTTTGAATAGCACTGACAGGatcaaaacacacaagcataaagcaggggcctatactacgaagcaggatttggggttagcgagctagctttgcgtttaaccctggcttttcggtctcacgaaggtggttcacttctAACCGGgctagatcaccatggtaacttatgctggacggctaacctgctctggagcaggttaagttcagggtatcggatcaaaacgtatgaaaggcccgccttctgaccaatcagctttcTTGAAACAtagagtcaccattcctacaggatcccgatatggacaaatatacaaatgaaaatcccaataaaaaactgaaacctgttatttttgaatgaacagacagtaagaagtgctgttcgcagggcgacgtgtttacagatcagtagaatcacgttgttttccatgataacttattatatcggagatatagcaggtaggctacttaattgaccatattattgatggattaaagttactgttgcatatattaattgcgctgactttatttaatttgtttccaacagtgtttggttcaatgttggctattcatattccattaccgcagccccgaagaacatgaggccgactttatgaatagaaaatctttttacagcctcaatgtgtccacaaactattttatcaatgaaaaatatgcccactgtgtcctaatgacggggcagttcctccagtaatcctctctagccttggaagcagaaacaacttacttttcgcggttatgttttgtaatgctgacagttattcattataagactttgttcttcttgagagaagaacccaatgttagctatccatttctttccgatacccatgtgttgaaaatgtcagcaggaaatattagggcttatatcatcctataattaggtctattgtttatggcttttattgtttgattagcctattttattattttcgcctatttttaggctattacttatttttatagttttgcgcttatattcaatgtccttttccccactgaatcatattacttttgctgcacaactatctaatttccccacggggatcagtagtttcatcttatcttatccgaattgtctgatctggatctgtccatgttgcaagtgattggctatttgttacaaaccccgcctctttcatgtgaacgcgctcatagctggataggtaaatcctgggttgacagagccagttgataaccagctacgtgagaccggttatcaggatcgccaatgttaggtttagtgaagccggctaactcaaacataccctgactttgttgaacttgcttcgtagtataggccccaggTATGACTGCTCATAGCTAGATACTGATAGGCAACAACAAATCACTGACTATTTGAACTGCTAAGCAtcatacacattcacattacTAACATTACCACATTGTAATTTGACAAAAAAGATCATAAAACTAGCTCTGGTTAAGCACAGGTGAAAGAGAATAGCCAATAATGTGAGTTTATAGTGCTACCAAGAGTAAAATGGAGGATTAAAAGAGAAGGCAGACACACCTTACAAAATAAAGCAACGAATTTATTAAAGTGGTGTTTTAGTTAAAGGTGCAGTGATTTAACACGGAGTGCAAAATACCTCTCTGAATACAGCCATTGCAGCAGACTCCATTTTGGAGAGTTTGTAGGACCTCCCTCACAAAAACTACCCATCCCCCAGTGAATCTGTGTCATGGCGACAATAACAATCCCATTTGAAAGGACATTTTATAAGACAAAAAGTACAGGTGTGCAGGCAGCACAGCCATTGGGAGCCATTAAAGCTTGTTTTGTGCTAGATTTTTGCTTATCTTAAATTAAACTATACCCATAAAGGCTGTTTAACACTGGTTAGTGACAACCGATTTTTTCCTTAAATTGAGCGCCATTTAAACGACTTAAACTAGCATTTAGCCTAAACCTTAAGCATACAAATTGCCTTTTAGGTCGCCAAAACGTACATACAGCTCAACACAATAAATTACGAGACTAAATAACATTGTCTTAAATAACTTTGTCTGGGACATAGGTCATGGTGGGTGACCAGACCTCTGGGAAGACGACAACATTGTTTCAACTCAAAGAAAACCGTTTTGCTCGCCCGAAATGCTGTTCAATCCTCGCTATAGCATACTGCATGAGCAAACGAAAAAGAACGTACATTCCGTTCTGTTTTGTATGGCGATACAGAAACGCAAAACTACATTAAAAAATCTGCAATTTAATGTTGCGTTGTTTACCGGATGAAATGGCAACCTCACAATAGCCTTTTCTGAAGCATTAAGAGGtgctcttcaattcggcatacatccaatccAATAAGCAGCACTTAATTTCAATTAAAAAGATCAaattttagaattggttcacactgaTCGCTACCGCCCACcactgtgtattttggtggaa
This DNA window, taken from Centroberyx gerrardi isolate f3 chromosome 5, fCenGer3.hap1.cur.20231027, whole genome shotgun sequence, encodes the following:
- the LOC139914483 gene encoding serine/threonine-protein kinase 35-like, which translates into the protein MDTIGGDNRRRRTRSARACCKQQTGVRDDESARLDNASVLRCLSVGNTEDNDMEEDTGLFKHGSLDRRVMAPRYNLLREVGRGSYGVVYEAVARRSGAKVAVKKLRCDAPENVELALQEFWALASLEKRHQNVVQLEECVLQRNGMAQKMSHGNKRSKQYLRLVETSLKGERVLSPPEEPCYLWFVMEFCEGGDLNQFILSRRPDPQTNNSFMLQLTSAVAFLHENSIVHRDLKPDNILISEKSGTPVLKVADFGLSKVCAGLGNAGEGREGEDKNKNVNVNKFWLSSACGSDFYMAPEVWEGHYTAKADIFALGIIIWAMLERITFIDAESKRELLGTYVRQGADIVPVGEALLENPKMVLNIPQKRRSSMSDGVRKLLQDMLAVNPQDRPDAFELQARMDQVMCPA